One genomic region from Prevotella sp. Rep29 encodes:
- a CDS encoding leucine-rich repeat protein, whose product MRKHLRFLMMAAAILFVNVAKAADDVTVGDFTFNFYTSGNAYVTSYLGSETTVNIPATITYNKEGKDTTVNVTGFGPSAFEDNTTIQKIVLGRNNSYTFGPKAFKGCTALKFFSWAPSSGATGNYITDRFYITTSGVVPESCFEGCSAVTYVYARWSNKLTVGNCAFKGMSSMTNIQLYATTIGSNAFEGCDALTNLLLYVTPTVTPTTFAGIAAGTRIMMYNPEQVTWEFMNQVGDYASQVKAYVLFSTSATRGYKRVVSTQVPYKLTGNGLNVYYVSGVTETSAGITVDLEELTGEDRVLAAGNALIIQYTGTGTSPYWVMSFLTENPEVTYTNYLTGASTAPVTLPASDGTTNYYTFAPVTTKGSEGTWSKVTEETTINIGSGYIEMKNGNAVSGITTISADDALNGNDAWYTIDGKRLQAEPTTKGIYVRGGKKIVVK is encoded by the coding sequence ATGAGAAAACATTTACGCTTTTTGATGATGGCAGCAGCCATCCTGTTTGTGAACGTGGCGAAAGCAGCTGACGACGTGACCGTGGGCGACTTCACGTTCAACTTCTACACAAGTGGTAATGCATACGTGACGAGCTATCTCGGCAGCGAGACGACAGTCAACATTCCTGCTACCATTACCTACAACAAGGAAGGCAAAGACACGACCGTCAACGTGACAGGATTCGGGCCCAGTGCTTTTGAGGACAATACAACCATTCAGAAGATTGTGCTTGGCAGGAACAACAGTTACACCTTTGGTCCTAAGGCATTCAAGGGTTGTACGGCCTTGAAGTTCTTTTCATGGGCACCATCTTCAGGTGCAACGGGCAACTATATTACCGACCGCTTCTATATAACGACGAGTGGTGTCGTTCCGGAAAGTTGTTTCGAAGGCTGTTCTGCAGTGACCTATGTCTATGCGCGCTGGTCAAACAAATTGACGGTTGGCAATTGCGCATTTAAAGGCATGAGCAGTATGACCAATATCCAACTTTACGCCACTACCATCGGCAGTAATGCCTTTGAAGGCTGTGATGCACTGACTAATCTCCTCCTGTATGTGACGCCTACCGTAACGCCGACGACCTTTGCGGGAATTGCAGCAGGAACAAGGATTATGATGTACAACCCGGAACAGGTTACGTGGGAGTTTATGAATCAAGTCGGTGACTATGCATCCCAGGTAAAAGCATATGTTCTTTTCAGTACAAGTGCAACGCGAGGATATAAGCGAGTGGTCAGCACTCAGGTGCCTTATAAGTTGACAGGTAACGGACTAAACGTGTATTATGTGTCAGGTGTAACAGAAACGAGTGCTGGCATCACGGTGGATTTGGAAGAATTGACAGGAGAAGATAGGGTGCTGGCAGCTGGCAATGCACTCATAATACAATATACTGGGACCGGTACCAGTCCTTATTGGGTAATGAGTTTCTTGACGGAGAATCCGGAAGTGACTTATACGAACTATCTGACGGGCGCATCGACAGCACCCGTTACGCTCCCCGCTTCTGATGGCACGACCAACTACTACACTTTTGCTCCTGTAACTACGAAGGGCAGCGAAGGCACTTGGTCTAAAGTCACTGAAGAGACTACCATTAATATAGGTTCGGGCTATATTGAAATGAAAAACGGTAATGCCGTTTCTGGCATCACCACCATCTCTGCCGACGATGCTCTCAATGGCAACGACGCATGGTACACCATCGACGGCAAGCGCCTGCAGGCAGAGCCGACCACGAAGGGCATCTACGTTCGTGGTGGTAAGAAAATCGTGGTTAAGTGA
- a CDS encoding exo-alpha-sialidase, with the protein MRNPIYRRLPIAVLIAGMGMIASPTHASDTRDSKGDTTRITATFQFITPAVDKSSDKEKSPAFPPSVHASTIVELQNGDLLAAWFAGAYEGHPDVKIWTARREKGALTWTTPVVAADGTFPTSSPSERELARMAGIDSTDHGRKACYNPVLCQMPDGEVVLFYKIGRFVQDWTGWLVRSKDNGRTWSAKEPLPEGFLGPVKNKPIVLDGSLLCPSSTEKGGWKIHFERYELDAGGHFPDGKKLTGSATMVGPVAAEKAEKTFEQGTLSPIGCIQPSILRLKDGRLAVLCRTQNGRLATSCSSDGGRSWTPVTLTTLPNNNSGTDAVTLRDGRQLLVYNPNATQPGEHNAPRTPLIVAVSDDDGAHWQPLLTLEDSHISEYSYPAVIEGHDGTIHITYTWRRERVRYVKVIIDN; encoded by the coding sequence ATGAGAAATCCGATATACCGCCGCCTTCCGATTGCCGTGCTGATTGCCGGCATGGGCATGATTGCCAGTCCCACACACGCCAGCGACACGCGTGACAGCAAGGGAGACACGACACGCATTACAGCCACCTTCCAGTTTATCACACCCGCCGTCGATAAATCCTCCGACAAGGAGAAGTCGCCAGCCTTTCCGCCCTCCGTACACGCCTCGACGATTGTGGAGCTGCAGAACGGCGACCTGCTTGCCGCATGGTTTGCCGGGGCGTATGAAGGTCACCCCGACGTGAAGATATGGACCGCACGGCGGGAGAAAGGGGCGCTGACATGGACGACGCCTGTGGTGGCTGCCGACGGCACATTTCCCACCTCATCGCCGTCCGAACGGGAACTGGCACGCATGGCAGGGATTGACTCCACCGACCACGGGCGAAAAGCATGTTACAACCCCGTGCTCTGCCAGATGCCCGACGGCGAAGTGGTGCTGTTCTACAAGATTGGGCGCTTCGTGCAGGACTGGACGGGCTGGCTGGTGCGCTCGAAGGACAACGGACGCACTTGGTCGGCAAAGGAGCCGCTGCCGGAAGGGTTTCTCGGACCGGTGAAGAACAAGCCCATCGTGCTGGACGGCAGCCTGCTCTGCCCATCGAGCACGGAGAAAGGCGGGTGGAAGATACATTTCGAACGGTATGAGCTGGACGCTGGCGGGCACTTTCCCGACGGCAAAAAGCTGACAGGCAGCGCCACGATGGTCGGTCCGGTGGCAGCGGAGAAGGCAGAGAAGACATTCGAACAGGGCACGCTGTCGCCCATCGGATGCATCCAACCCTCCATCCTGCGACTGAAAGACGGCAGACTGGCGGTGCTCTGCCGCACACAGAACGGACGGCTGGCAACGAGCTGCAGCAGCGACGGAGGCCGCTCGTGGACACCCGTCACACTGACCACGCTGCCCAACAACAATTCAGGAACCGATGCCGTAACGCTGCGCGACGGCAGACAGTTGCTCGTCTATAACCCCAACGCCACGCAGCCCGGCGAGCATAACGCACCGCGCACACCGCTCATCGTAGCCGTCAGCGACGATGACGGGGCGCACTGGCAACCCCTCCTCACCCTCGAAGACAGCCACATCAGCGAATATTCCTACCCCGCCGTCATCGAAGGGCACGACGGCACCATCCATATCACCTACACCTGGCGACGCGAACGAGTGAGGTATGTGAAGGTTATAATTGATAATTGA
- the nusB gene encoding transcription antitermination factor NusB, whose protein sequence is MINRELIRIKIVQLTYAYYQNGSRNMDNAEKELMFSLSKAYDLYILLLALIVAITKEMRHRTEIMANRAEREGTEMPSEKFINNKFAEQLEINKPLKEILESQKLTWDNDVEFIKRLCINIEQSQIYKDYMADEEDSYEADREVWRKLYKALIQDNNDLESLLEEKSLYWNDDKTVVDTFVLKTIKRFDPKAKAKQELLPEYKDEEDREFARKLFRAAILNADQYQRYMSETSRNWDFSRLAYMDIIIMQIAIAEMMTFPNIPVSVTINEYVELAKLYSTLKSGGYINGMLDAIARHLIKTGKMFKPMATDKDDAAEEGQEQEQESN, encoded by the coding sequence ATGATTAACAGGGAATTGATTCGCATCAAGATTGTCCAGCTGACTTATGCCTATTACCAAAACGGGAGCCGCAACATGGACAATGCGGAAAAAGAATTGATGTTCAGCCTCTCCAAAGCATACGACCTTTATATACTGTTACTCGCCCTGATTGTTGCCATCACCAAAGAGATGCGCCATCGCACAGAAATCATGGCAAACCGTGCCGAACGCGAGGGAACGGAAATGCCGTCGGAGAAATTCATCAACAACAAATTTGCCGAACAACTGGAAATCAACAAACCCCTGAAAGAGATTCTGGAAAGTCAGAAACTGACGTGGGACAACGACGTGGAATTCATCAAACGGCTTTGCATCAACATCGAGCAAAGCCAAATCTACAAAGACTATATGGCTGACGAGGAAGACTCCTACGAAGCAGACCGCGAGGTGTGGCGCAAACTATACAAAGCACTCATACAGGACAACAACGACCTGGAAAGTCTGCTCGAGGAGAAAAGCCTCTACTGGAACGACGACAAGACGGTGGTGGACACGTTCGTGCTGAAAACCATCAAGCGCTTCGACCCAAAGGCAAAGGCAAAGCAAGAACTGCTGCCCGAATACAAAGACGAAGAAGACCGCGAGTTTGCACGCAAACTGTTCAGGGCTGCCATCCTCAATGCCGACCAGTATCAGCGATACATGAGCGAGACGTCACGGAACTGGGATTTCTCACGACTGGCATACATGGACATCATCATCATGCAAATCGCCATCGCCGAGATGATGACCTTCCCCAACATTCCAGTCAGCGTGACAATCAACGAATATGTGGAACTTGCCAAACTCTACTCCACACTCAAAAGCGGAGGATACATCAACGGCATGCTCGACGCCATCGCGCGGCATCTCATCAAGACAGGAAAGATGTTCAAGCCCATGGCAACAGACAAAGACGACGCAGCCGAAGAGGGACAAGAACAGGAACAAGAATCAAACTAA